In Sedimentibacter sp. MB31-C6, one genomic interval encodes:
- a CDS encoding phosphoenolpyruvate carboxykinase (GTP): MQALTSNQNVLKWINQIVSLTNPSEVMWIDGSDEQLNKLRNEGCSTGELKQLNKEKYPGCYYHKSHSNDVARMEDRTFICSREKENAGPNNNWMSPDDAYELGREIFKNSMIGRTMYVIPYSMGPIGSPFSKVGFEITDSIYVVLSMNIMTRIGQKALDVLGDSNDFVRGVHSKCTLDLNNRYIFHFPEDNTIWSCNSAYGGNVLLGKKCFALRIASYQGWKEGWMAEHMLILGIENPKKEVKYVAAAFPSACGKTNLAMLIPPEIYRKKGYKVWTVGDDIAWLRIKEDGTLWAINPEAGFFGVAPGTSKKSNYNAMMSTMKDTIFTNVVYNLDDDTIWWEKFDDNPPENGLDWKGNPWNGKKSQEKGAHPNSRFTAPARNCPSISSEWESPNGVPISAFIFGGRRAKTAPLVYQSRNWQHGVFVGSILASETTAAATGKVGVVRRDPMAMLPFCGYNMGDYFAHWLNMGKKINNAPKIFHVNWFRTNEDGEFLWPGFGENFRILEWILRRCDKEVDAEVSPIGYLPKVQDIKLEGLNISHKQLENLLTIDCESWLEDVAGIEEFYKKFGSKIPEELSKELNTLKNNLNNYLSSIVA, encoded by the coding sequence ATGCAAGCTTTGACTTCAAACCAAAATGTTTTAAAATGGATAAACCAAATAGTATCATTGACAAATCCTAGTGAAGTAATGTGGATTGATGGTAGTGATGAACAATTAAACAAACTTCGCAATGAAGGATGCAGCACCGGTGAGCTAAAGCAATTAAACAAGGAAAAATATCCTGGATGTTACTATCATAAGTCACATTCCAATGATGTAGCTCGTATGGAAGATAGAACTTTTATATGTTCTAGAGAAAAAGAAAATGCGGGACCTAATAATAATTGGATGAGTCCTGATGATGCTTATGAGCTAGGAAGGGAAATCTTCAAAAATTCAATGATAGGAAGGACTATGTATGTAATACCTTACTCTATGGGTCCTATCGGTTCCCCGTTTTCTAAAGTTGGATTTGAAATAACTGATTCAATTTATGTAGTACTCAGCATGAATATTATGACTAGGATAGGTCAAAAAGCTTTAGACGTACTTGGTGATTCGAATGACTTTGTAAGGGGGGTACATTCTAAATGCACTTTAGATTTAAACAATAGATACATTTTCCATTTTCCAGAAGATAACACGATATGGTCTTGTAACTCTGCATATGGTGGAAATGTTTTATTAGGGAAAAAATGTTTTGCTTTAAGAATTGCATCATATCAAGGCTGGAAGGAAGGCTGGATGGCTGAGCATATGCTTATATTAGGAATTGAAAACCCAAAAAAAGAAGTGAAATATGTTGCAGCAGCATTTCCATCTGCTTGTGGTAAAACTAATTTAGCGATGCTTATACCACCTGAAATTTATAGGAAAAAAGGTTATAAAGTTTGGACTGTTGGAGATGATATAGCATGGCTTCGAATAAAAGAAGATGGAACTTTGTGGGCAATAAATCCAGAGGCAGGATTTTTTGGCGTAGCTCCAGGAACAAGTAAAAAATCTAACTATAATGCTATGATGTCTACAATGAAGGATACAATATTTACAAATGTAGTATATAACTTAGATGATGATACTATATGGTGGGAGAAGTTTGATGACAATCCTCCTGAAAATGGACTTGATTGGAAGGGTAATCCTTGGAATGGTAAAAAATCTCAAGAAAAAGGAGCGCACCCTAACTCAAGATTTACAGCTCCTGCAAGAAATTGTCCTAGTATTTCCTCTGAATGGGAATCACCAAATGGAGTTCCTATTTCAGCTTTTATATTTGGTGGTAGACGAGCAAAAACAGCTCCTCTTGTTTATCAATCTCGTAATTGGCAACATGGAGTTTTTGTAGGTTCAATACTAGCTTCAGAGACTACGGCAGCTGCTACAGGAAAAGTTGGAGTTGTAAGGAGAGATCCTATGGCAATGCTTCCTTTCTGTGGATATAATATGGGAGATTACTTTGCACATTGGCTTAACATGGGTAAGAAAATTAATAATGCTCCAAAAATATTCCATGTTAATTGGTTCCGTACAAATGAAGATGGAGAGTTTTTATGGCCAGGATTTGGTGAAAACTTTAGAATATTAGAGTGGATATTAAGAAGATGTGACAAAGAGGTGGATGCAGAAGTTTCCCCTATTGGATATTTACCAAAAGTTCAAGATATAAAGCTTGAAGGATTGAATATATCACATAAACAGTTAGAAAATTTACTTACTATTGATTGTGAGTCGTGGTTAGAAGATGTTGCAGGTATTGAAGAATTCTATAAGAAATTTGGCAGTAAAATACCTGAAGAGTTATCTAAAGAACTTAACACATTGAAAAACAACTTAAATAATTACTTATCTTCTATTGTTGCATAG
- a CDS encoding Na+/H+ antiporter NhaC family protein, producing the protein MNKKELKVNPFIIMGISTIFIVSCIILSIPLYVGFLLGILFTSAILYKSGYSVGLLCKTICKAAFEVRHLCLVILLIGATTSIWLSSGVVPTIMYYGFSYMEGINFLVAAFLIMVIVSLFMGTAVGSISTVGISLNGIGIGLGIPVEIMVGVIVSGAFIADKISPLSGLVNLIMTTLNKSYKELVKGLLITLIPTIIITAIVYYFIGLNYTSGDYSQLNLYKNAISEGYNMNLLLLILPLIVLTLSILGVNSIVTIGTGVVIGIVLSIIFQGTSFLSIIKAILFGYQGNTSSVVLNSMLVSGGMLSMIEVILVVIGGVSLVKLFEVGNILIPLMNKLMKGVKTKVSLILRTGFISSLMTTITCDQTVGIILPAEVLKEKYKEFNLDNIVLARTISDTGVIIAPLMAWNVNSFLLEPIVGVSANQYGPYASLLYICPLMTIIVTYILYRKKDNVKYLS; encoded by the coding sequence TTGAATAAAAAAGAGTTGAAAGTTAATCCATTTATAATAATGGGTATTAGTACAATTTTTATTGTAAGTTGTATTATATTATCAATTCCATTATATGTTGGCTTTTTATTGGGAATATTGTTTACAAGTGCAATTCTTTATAAAAGCGGATATAGTGTCGGCTTATTATGTAAAACTATATGTAAAGCCGCATTTGAAGTTAGACATTTATGTTTAGTTATATTACTTATAGGAGCTACAACTTCTATATGGCTTTCTTCAGGAGTTGTTCCTACGATTATGTATTATGGTTTTTCCTATATGGAAGGTATTAATTTTTTAGTAGCAGCTTTTCTAATAATGGTTATAGTATCGTTGTTTATGGGTACAGCTGTTGGATCAATTAGTACTGTAGGAATTTCGTTAAATGGAATTGGAATAGGACTTGGTATTCCAGTTGAAATAATGGTAGGAGTTATAGTTTCAGGTGCTTTCATTGCAGATAAAATTTCACCCTTATCAGGCTTAGTAAATTTAATTATGACAACTTTAAATAAAAGCTATAAAGAGTTAGTCAAAGGTTTACTGATAACATTGATTCCTACTATAATAATAACAGCAATAGTATATTACTTCATAGGATTAAATTATACCTCGGGTGATTATAGTCAGCTTAATTTATATAAAAATGCAATATCTGAAGGCTACAACATGAACCTATTACTTTTAATATTACCTTTAATTGTCCTTACTTTATCTATACTGGGGGTTAACTCAATAGTAACAATAGGCACTGGTGTAGTAATAGGCATAGTTTTAAGTATAATATTTCAGGGTACATCATTTTTAAGTATTATTAAAGCTATATTATTTGGTTATCAAGGCAATACTTCTTCAGTTGTATTAAATTCAATGCTAGTTAGTGGCGGAATGCTTTCTATGATTGAAGTAATTCTTGTAGTAATAGGAGGTGTTTCTCTCGTAAAGCTATTTGAAGTAGGGAATATTTTAATACCTCTGATGAATAAACTTATGAAGGGCGTTAAAACGAAAGTTAGCTTAATTTTGAGAACTGGATTCATAAGTAGCTTGATGACTACTATAACTTGTGATCAAACTGTAGGTATTATTTTACCAGCTGAAGTTTTGAAAGAAAAATACAAAGAATTTAATTTAGATAACATAGTCTTAGCGAGAACAATATCTGATACTGGTGTAATTATTGCACCACTTATGGCTTGGAATGTAAACTCATTTTTATTAGAACCAATAGTTGGTGTATCGGCGAATCAATATGGGCCATACGCATCTTTACTATATATATGTCCTTTAATGACAATTATCGTAACTTATATATTATATAGAAAAAAGGACAATGTAAAATATCTATCGTAG
- a CDS encoding DUF554 domain-containing protein, with product MLGTIVNSLAIIIGGLVGFFFKNIIPEKLSDSLLKASGLAVVAIGIKLSLSGENLTLLIISILIGTFIGELLDIEARLDNLGAAVQDKLKNKESNITAGFVSCTLVYCVGSMAIVGSIQSGLTGNNEILFSKALLDGIISISMAVSMGIGVVFSSISVFIYQGTITILAQFLQSILNDAVINEMTSVGGVLIMAIGLNFLEIKRIKVGNMLPAVFLPILYFLIFQ from the coding sequence ATGTTAGGCACAATAGTAAATTCATTAGCAATCATAATAGGTGGACTTGTTGGTTTTTTCTTTAAAAATATTATACCTGAAAAACTTTCTGATTCTTTACTTAAAGCATCTGGTTTAGCGGTTGTAGCAATAGGTATTAAATTAAGTTTATCTGGTGAAAATTTAACACTTTTAATAATTTCAATATTAATTGGAACATTTATTGGAGAGTTATTAGATATTGAAGCAAGGTTGGACAACCTAGGAGCTGCGGTACAAGACAAATTGAAGAACAAGGAAAGCAATATAACTGCTGGTTTCGTTTCTTGCACCCTTGTTTATTGTGTTGGGTCTATGGCTATTGTAGGATCTATACAAAGTGGGTTGACTGGCAACAATGAAATTTTATTTTCGAAAGCACTACTTGACGGTATTATTTCTATTTCTATGGCTGTTTCTATGGGTATAGGAGTTGTTTTTTCAAGTATTAGTGTGTTTATTTATCAAGGAACAATAACTATTTTGGCACAATTCTTACAATCAATATTGAATGATGCTGTTATAAATGAAATGACATCAGTTGGTGGAGTTTTGATAATGGCGATAGGGCTTAACTTCCTTGAAATTAAAAGAATAAAAGTAGGTAATATGTTACCAGCTGTTTTTTTGCCAATACTTTATTTTTTGATTTTTCAATAA
- a CDS encoding ABC transporter substrate-binding protein, which yields MKIKVFKIILALCLCVPIILTGCSDNTTEVNDAPTDNIEEQKSENENEQFTIGISQLVQHPALDASRQGFVDELESQGINVEFVDQNAQGDIANAQMIAEKFVKDDVDLIFTIATLTAQAAKQSIEGTDIPMVFTAVTDPVFSQLVTDMNVTDNNITGVVDAAPIKENLELFMDIKEDIKTIGIIYNIGESNSEVQVNQTKEIAKELGLELETVGITTVNDIPQAVDTISKKAEGLYIITDNMVASSISLVAKLAGENGLLTVSADGTHVDEGILVSKGISYYAIGKQSAVIAKQILVDKTDVKDIPVQTSPEFEKKVNTKTVEILGLTKEHQAFEGAEFVGE from the coding sequence ATGAAAATAAAAGTATTTAAAATAATATTAGCCTTATGTTTATGTGTTCCAATAATTTTAACAGGCTGTTCAGACAATACTACTGAAGTAAATGATGCACCAACAGATAATATAGAAGAACAAAAATCAGAAAATGAAAATGAACAATTCACAATCGGTATTTCCCAGTTGGTACAGCATCCAGCACTTGATGCATCGAGACAGGGATTTGTTGATGAATTAGAAAGTCAAGGCATAAACGTTGAATTTGTAGACCAAAACGCTCAAGGTGACATAGCAAATGCTCAAATGATTGCAGAAAAGTTTGTTAAGGATGATGTGGATTTAATATTTACAATTGCTACACTTACTGCTCAAGCAGCGAAACAATCCATAGAAGGAACTGACATACCAATGGTATTTACAGCAGTAACAGATCCGGTATTTTCGCAACTTGTTACAGATATGAATGTTACTGACAATAATATTACTGGAGTTGTTGATGCAGCACCAATTAAAGAGAACTTAGAGCTGTTTATGGACATTAAAGAAGATATTAAAACTATTGGAATAATTTATAATATCGGAGAATCAAATTCAGAGGTTCAAGTAAATCAAACAAAAGAAATTGCAAAAGAACTAGGTCTTGAATTAGAAACTGTAGGCATTACAACTGTTAATGATATTCCCCAAGCGGTAGATACAATATCTAAAAAAGCAGAAGGTTTGTATATAATTACTGACAATATGGTTGCATCATCTATATCCCTTGTAGCTAAGCTAGCAGGAGAAAATGGGTTATTGACTGTGTCAGCTGATGGAACTCATGTTGATGAAGGAATATTAGTTTCAAAAGGAATTAGTTACTATGCAATCGGTAAACAATCAGCGGTTATTGCTAAACAAATTTTAGTCGATAAAACTGATGTGAAAGATATACCTGTTCAGACTTCACCTGAATTTGAAAAGAAGGTTAATACTAAGACTGTTGAAATATTAGGTTTAACAAAAGAACACCAAGCATTTGAAGGAGCAGAATTCGTAGGTGAATAA